In one Curtobacterium citreum genomic region, the following are encoded:
- a CDS encoding sugar-binding transcriptional regulator, protein MSSESTTGAEGSRARFPLDTVYQAARMYYLEDATQVEIASRLGVSRPTVSRLVAEARRAGLVRIDVVDPFQDETVALAERLQVVLGLRAVHLAAVTHQATLGADLAAPIATAVEGMGLTPGDAVLVSSGRTVYDVAQTGMPQLAGVQLVPTVGGQADPMPWFQTNEITRTAAEHSGAIPAFLFAQALPSAAMRASLDEDPAFQHVVGLWGRAKGAILGVGAPTPTRDALARGIPVEDAVFDQAAGDVCLNFFAADGSPIEFPGSERMVRTSREVLAGVPHAVGVAVGSAKVPSIIGAVRAGMINELVTDAVTARALLDALA, encoded by the coding sequence ATGTCCTCCGAGAGCACCACCGGCGCCGAGGGGTCGCGGGCCCGTTTCCCGCTGGACACCGTCTACCAGGCGGCCCGGATGTACTACCTCGAGGACGCCACCCAGGTCGAGATCGCCTCGCGCCTCGGGGTCTCGCGCCCCACGGTCAGCCGACTGGTCGCCGAGGCGCGCCGCGCCGGCCTCGTCCGGATCGACGTCGTGGACCCCTTCCAGGACGAGACCGTCGCGCTCGCCGAACGGCTGCAGGTCGTGCTCGGGCTGCGCGCCGTGCACCTGGCGGCCGTGACGCACCAGGCGACGCTCGGCGCCGACCTGGCCGCCCCGATCGCGACCGCTGTCGAGGGGATGGGGCTCACCCCGGGCGACGCGGTCCTGGTGTCGTCCGGTCGGACGGTCTACGACGTCGCGCAGACCGGGATGCCGCAGCTCGCGGGCGTGCAGCTCGTCCCCACCGTCGGCGGGCAGGCGGACCCGATGCCGTGGTTCCAGACGAACGAGATCACCCGGACGGCCGCCGAGCACTCCGGCGCGATCCCGGCGTTCCTGTTCGCGCAGGCCCTGCCGTCGGCCGCCATGCGGGCATCGCTCGACGAGGACCCCGCCTTCCAGCACGTCGTCGGCCTGTGGGGGCGGGCGAAGGGTGCGATCCTGGGCGTCGGCGCACCGACCCCCACACGCGATGCGCTGGCGCGGGGGATCCCGGTCGAGGACGCCGTGTTCGACCAGGCCGCCGGTGACGTCTGTCTCAACTTCTTCGCCGCCGACGGGTCGCCGATCGAGTTCCCCGGCAGCGAGCGCATGGTCCGGACGTCGCGCGAGGTGCTCGCGGGCGTCCCGCACGCGGTCGGCGTCGCCGTCGGGTCGGCGAAGGTGCCGAGCATCATCGGCGCCGTCCGTGCCGGCATGATCAACGAGCTGGTGACCGACGCCGTGACCGCGCGCGCCCTGCTCGACGCACTCGCCTGA
- a CDS encoding GolD/DthD family dehydrogenase, giving the protein MTDAVDSATGTDTATATDFAAALRPGPGTVDLTNDLTGRTAVVTGGASGIGNAIAHAFASRGARVAIVDVRADPSAAAAAELPAVTAGEHLGLACDVTDDVSVAAAVQQVVDAAGSMDVLVNCAGIVALDAAEDLDAGAWARTLDVNLTGTFRLAQAVGRHMLAAGTGRIVNIASQAAHVGLDRHAAYCASKAGVLGLTRVLALEWGGRGVTVNTVSPTVVLTDLGRAAWANAAGIRHQDEIPTGRFATPAEIAAAVLFLASDGAAMVNGADLRVDGGFTIR; this is encoded by the coding sequence ATGACCGACGCCGTCGACAGCGCCACCGGCACCGACACCGCCACCGCCACCGACTTCGCCGCGGCACTGCGACCCGGTCCCGGGACCGTCGACCTGACGAACGACCTGACCGGCCGGACCGCGGTCGTGACGGGCGGCGCGTCCGGCATCGGGAACGCCATCGCGCACGCCTTCGCCTCCCGCGGTGCCCGCGTCGCCATCGTCGACGTCCGTGCGGACCCCTCGGCGGCGGCCGCCGCCGAGCTGCCCGCCGTCACGGCCGGGGAGCACCTCGGCCTCGCGTGCGACGTCACCGACGACGTCTCCGTCGCGGCCGCGGTCCAGCAGGTCGTCGACGCCGCGGGCTCGATGGACGTGCTCGTGAACTGCGCGGGCATCGTCGCGCTCGACGCCGCCGAAGACCTCGACGCCGGGGCGTGGGCGCGCACCCTCGACGTCAACCTGACGGGCACCTTCCGGCTCGCGCAGGCAGTCGGGCGGCACATGCTCGCCGCCGGCACCGGGCGCATCGTGAACATCGCGTCGCAGGCGGCCCACGTCGGCCTCGACCGGCACGCCGCGTACTGCGCGTCGAAGGCCGGCGTCCTCGGTCTGACCCGGGTGCTCGCGCTCGAGTGGGGCGGGCGCGGGGTCACGGTCAACACGGTCTCACCGACGGTCGTGCTCACCGACCTGGGTCGTGCGGCCTGGGCGAACGCGGCGGGCATCCGGCACCAGGACGAGATCCCGACCGGCCGCTTCGCGACCCCCGCCGAGATCGCCGCCGCGGTGCTGTTCCTGGCGAGCGACGGCGCCGCGATGGTGAACGGCGCCGACCTCCGCGTGGACGGCGGGTTCACGATCCGGTGA
- a CDS encoding zinc-binding dehydrogenase has product MSTTTTTETPAQGEAHLEIPTTMRAVVVHGPGDYRLEERPVPQPGPGELLLCTDAVGICASDLKCYHGAAKFWGDENRPAWAEADRIPGHEFVGTIVAGDDAALAKRGVTLGDRIACEQIVPCWECRYCLEGAYWMCAVHDMFGFKGFDGAMAEYVLVPAKALTHPVDRALPGQVAAFAEPLSCAFHAVERGEIRFGDTVVIAGAGPIGLSAIAGARQKNPLRIIALDVVDDKLALARKVGADLTINIAQEDAVARVKELTDGYGADVYIEATGHPSAVPQGLNLLRKLGTFVEYSVFKDAVSVDWSIISDDKELDVRGAHLGPHTWPAAIKLLESGTLPMDEICTHQFPLEDFQQALDLVGDSAGVSVKVSIIPSLSAPTTSAPTVSAARA; this is encoded by the coding sequence ATGTCGACGACGACGACGACCGAGACCCCGGCGCAGGGTGAGGCGCACCTCGAGATCCCGACCACGATGCGCGCCGTCGTGGTGCACGGGCCCGGTGACTACCGACTCGAGGAACGTCCGGTGCCGCAGCCCGGCCCGGGCGAACTGCTGCTCTGCACCGACGCCGTCGGCATCTGCGCGAGCGACCTGAAGTGCTACCACGGCGCCGCGAAGTTCTGGGGCGACGAGAACCGGCCGGCGTGGGCGGAGGCCGACCGGATCCCCGGCCACGAGTTCGTCGGGACGATCGTCGCCGGTGACGACGCCGCACTCGCGAAGCGCGGTGTGACGCTCGGCGACCGGATCGCGTGCGAGCAGATCGTCCCGTGCTGGGAGTGCCGGTACTGCCTCGAGGGTGCCTACTGGATGTGCGCCGTCCACGACATGTTCGGGTTCAAGGGCTTCGACGGTGCGATGGCCGAGTACGTGCTCGTCCCGGCGAAGGCCCTGACCCATCCGGTCGACCGCGCGCTGCCGGGCCAGGTCGCCGCCTTCGCCGAGCCGCTCTCCTGCGCCTTCCACGCCGTCGAGCGCGGCGAGATCAGGTTCGGCGACACCGTGGTGATCGCCGGCGCCGGCCCGATCGGCCTGTCCGCCATCGCCGGTGCCCGCCAGAAGAACCCGCTGCGGATCATCGCGCTCGACGTCGTCGACGACAAGCTCGCGCTCGCCCGCAAGGTCGGTGCCGACCTGACGATCAACATCGCGCAGGAGGACGCCGTCGCCCGGGTCAAGGAACTCACCGACGGCTACGGCGCCGACGTCTACATCGAGGCGACCGGTCACCCCTCCGCGGTGCCCCAGGGCCTGAACCTGCTCCGCAAGCTCGGCACGTTCGTCGAGTACTCGGTCTTCAAGGACGCCGTCTCGGTCGACTGGTCGATCATCTCCGACGACAAGGAGCTCGACGTCCGGGGCGCCCACCTCGGCCCGCACACCTGGCCGGCGGCGATCAAGCTGCTCGAGTCGGGCACGCTGCCGATGGACGAGATCTGCACGCACCAGTTCCCGCTCGAGGACTTCCAGCAGGCCCTCGACCTGGTGGGCGACTCCGCCGGCGTGTCGGTGAAGGTGTCGATCATCCCGTCGCTCTCGGCGCCCACCACGTCCGCCCCGACCGTGTCCGCCGCGCGGGCCTGA
- the ykgO gene encoding type B 50S ribosomal protein L36: MKVRNSLKALKKIPGSQIVRRRGRVYVINKRDPRWKARQG, encoded by the coding sequence GTGAAGGTCCGCAACTCGCTCAAGGCGCTCAAGAAGATCCCCGGCTCGCAGATCGTGCGACGCCGCGGCCGCGTGTACGTCATCAACAAGCGGGACCCGCGATGGAAGGCGCGGCAGGGCTGA
- a CDS encoding histidine phosphatase family protein, producing MRLLLIRHGQTPANVDGVLDAAVPGPGLTDLGQQQAAALPGALADRGIERLFVSSMVRTQVTAAPLAAALGLEPVVLDGLREIEAGDTQGKRDRVSVQLYISTVHGWSAGDRASRMPGGESGEEFFARYEGAIRQVEATGVAVAAVVSHGAAIRTWASAVAQNTPDEFGTKRNLENTGIVELEGSTADGWRLVDWEGEPVGGDELVDRTAQDPTGERF from the coding sequence ATGCGACTCCTGCTCATCCGTCACGGTCAGACCCCCGCCAACGTGGACGGCGTGCTCGACGCCGCCGTCCCCGGTCCGGGGTTGACGGACCTCGGGCAGCAGCAGGCCGCGGCGCTGCCGGGCGCCCTTGCCGACCGTGGGATCGAGCGGCTCTTCGTCTCGTCGATGGTCCGAACGCAGGTCACCGCCGCGCCCCTCGCCGCCGCGCTCGGGCTCGAGCCGGTCGTGCTCGACGGGCTGCGCGAGATCGAGGCCGGCGACACCCAGGGCAAGCGCGACCGGGTCTCGGTGCAGCTGTACATCTCGACCGTGCACGGTTGGTCGGCGGGGGACCGGGCCAGCCGGATGCCCGGCGGCGAGAGCGGCGAGGAGTTCTTCGCCCGCTACGAGGGCGCGATCCGGCAGGTCGAGGCCACCGGCGTCGCGGTCGCCGCGGTCGTCAGCCACGGCGCGGCGATCCGGACGTGGGCGAGTGCCGTCGCGCAGAACACCCCGGACGAGTTCGGGACGAAGCGCAACCTCGAGAACACCGGCATCGTCGAGCTCGAGGGCTCGACCGCCGACGGGTGGCGCCTGGTCGACTGGGAGGGTGAGCCGGTCGGCGGCGACGAGCTCGTCGACCGCACGGCGCAGGACCCGACCGGCGAGCGGTTCTAG
- a CDS encoding MFS transporter, producing MGSDPSSTTTRPPRRLRVSDVTVVDKSMMRRAVSGMVVGNTMEWYDVGVYGYLAVTMGKVFLPTAEPSVQILFSLGVFAATYVARPLGGIVFGRLGDRLGRQKVLATTLILMASSTFLIGVLPAWSTIGAVAPVVLVVLKLAQGFSTGGEYAGATTFVTEYAPDRRRGFFASILDFGSYMGFALGATVVTVLQVSLGDETMTAWGWRLPFLLAGVIGVVAIWFRLRIEESPVFQATQAAQEAAASDREAAEGGRPANVLVMVRDHWRPIVIAIMLVGASNTVGYALTSYMPTYLTDSLGYSAIDGTLLTIPVLVLLAVMLPVAGRVSDRIGRRTVMWIGAGTTVVLAVPAFLLIGHGAQWSTLAGLGLLALMTALWVSNQAASLPALFPTSTRYGGMGFAYNIAIAVFGGTTPLIVQALLTATGDQLAPAYFLVAMSIVGAIGVFCMRESSQRPLPGSMPAVESEAEARELVLTQDTNPNLDLGDLPFAAHDGIAETARR from the coding sequence ATGGGTTCCGACCCCAGCAGTACCACCACCCGACCGCCCCGACGTCTGCGGGTCAGCGACGTCACGGTGGTCGACAAGAGCATGATGCGCCGGGCCGTCAGCGGGATGGTCGTCGGCAACACGATGGAGTGGTACGACGTCGGGGTGTACGGCTACCTGGCGGTCACGATGGGCAAGGTGTTCCTGCCCACGGCCGAGCCGTCGGTGCAGATCCTGTTCAGCCTCGGGGTGTTCGCGGCGACCTACGTCGCGCGACCCCTGGGCGGCATCGTGTTCGGTCGGCTGGGGGACCGGCTGGGACGGCAGAAGGTGCTCGCCACGACGCTGATCCTGATGGCGTCGTCGACGTTCCTGATCGGAGTGCTGCCGGCATGGTCGACCATCGGCGCGGTCGCTCCGGTCGTGCTCGTCGTGCTGAAGCTCGCGCAGGGCTTCTCGACCGGTGGCGAGTACGCCGGCGCGACCACGTTCGTGACCGAGTACGCCCCCGACCGTCGGCGCGGCTTCTTCGCGAGCATCCTCGACTTCGGCAGCTACATGGGCTTCGCGCTCGGCGCCACCGTGGTGACCGTGCTGCAGGTGTCGCTCGGCGACGAGACGATGACCGCGTGGGGCTGGCGCCTCCCGTTCCTGCTCGCCGGCGTGATCGGCGTCGTCGCGATCTGGTTCCGCCTGCGCATCGAGGAGTCGCCGGTCTTCCAGGCGACCCAGGCGGCGCAGGAGGCCGCCGCCTCGGACCGCGAGGCCGCCGAGGGCGGTCGGCCCGCCAACGTGCTCGTCATGGTGCGGGACCACTGGCGCCCGATCGTCATCGCGATCATGCTCGTCGGCGCCTCGAACACGGTCGGCTACGCGCTGACCTCGTACATGCCGACGTACCTGACCGACTCGCTGGGGTACTCGGCGATCGACGGGACGCTCCTCACCATCCCCGTGCTCGTGCTGCTCGCGGTGATGCTGCCGGTCGCCGGTCGCGTCTCCGACCGGATCGGTCGTCGCACGGTGATGTGGATCGGTGCCGGCACCACGGTCGTGCTCGCCGTCCCGGCCTTCCTGCTCATCGGGCACGGAGCGCAGTGGTCGACCCTCGCCGGACTCGGGCTGCTGGCGCTGATGACCGCGCTGTGGGTGTCGAACCAGGCGGCCTCGTTGCCGGCGCTCTTCCCGACGTCGACCCGGTACGGGGGCATGGGCTTCGCCTACAACATCGCCATCGCGGTGTTCGGTGGAACGACGCCGCTCATCGTGCAGGCGCTCCTGACCGCGACGGGGGACCAGCTCGCGCCGGCGTACTTCCTCGTGGCGATGAGCATCGTCGGGGCGATCGGTGTGTTCTGCATGCGCGAGTCCTCGCAGCGGCCGCTCCCGGGGTCGATGCCCGCGGTGGAGTCCGAGGCCGAGGCGCGCGAGCTCGTGCTCACGCAGGACACGAACCCGAACCTCGACCTGGGCGACCTGCCCTTCGCGGCGCACGACGGGATCGCGGAGACCGCCCGGCGCTGA
- a CDS encoding DinB family protein translates to MAIEPDTKNWTWVIGTACPDCGFDGATLAFRDVPSVIAENAAAWPEQLARPDVRQRPDDRTWSPLEYGAHVRDVHRKMTERLRLVLAEDDPTFPNWDQDATAAQDRYGEQDPAVVARELTDAARDAAAAFAAVPDGAVGRTGRRSDGSAFTVTTLATYYAHDPVHHLWDVRRTAHRTG, encoded by the coding sequence GTGGCGATCGAACCGGACACGAAGAACTGGACCTGGGTGATCGGGACCGCGTGCCCCGACTGCGGCTTCGACGGGGCGACCCTGGCGTTCCGCGACGTCCCGTCGGTCATCGCCGAGAACGCTGCCGCGTGGCCGGAGCAGCTGGCCCGTCCGGACGTCCGGCAGCGCCCCGACGACCGCACGTGGTCGCCACTGGAGTACGGCGCGCACGTCCGCGACGTCCACCGGAAGATGACGGAACGGCTCCGGCTCGTGCTCGCCGAGGACGACCCGACCTTCCCGAACTGGGACCAGGACGCCACCGCCGCCCAGGACCGCTACGGCGAGCAGGACCCGGCGGTCGTCGCCCGGGAGCTCACCGATGCGGCCCGTGACGCGGCGGCCGCGTTCGCCGCCGTCCCCGACGGCGCCGTCGGACGGACGGGGCGGCGCTCGGACGGCAGCGCCTTCACGGTCACGACCCTCGCGACCTACTACGCGCACGACCCGGTGCACCACCTGTGGGACGTGCGCCGGACCGCCCACCGCACGGGGTGA
- a CDS encoding MFS transporter has translation MSTTTARTTTAPTTAAARPEGRLDRMGIPRPLALGFVAVLVFMTGNGVESNFITPHMVAVLGSPEATVATIVTFYSLAALIGSYVSGALSDLIGPRRVMILGFAVWVVFEVLFLLALNVESVPFAAVAYALRGFGYPLFAFAFLVWVNITTPVKRNGAAVGWFYVAFTGGLPTLGSLFAIGAIQVFGGGTIGETGAMIASIGLVVAGFLIMLFGVRLPNGFSRIAPAAESAWRVLTSGIRLTATRPKILMGFLVRLINTAPEFGMFVVLPAVIANDRGWGQSRWLLMTVCVYATNILVNALFGWVGDRIGWQRTVKWFGIVGSATGLVAWWYVPQLVPAGSDWGYVLSVVAGCVFGCLLAGFVPMGAIMPALAPEHKGAAMAMYTTAAGGAAFLGTGVVAAVFALGGGGQAVTWTFVGLYACAFVMIHFLDVPQGRPHRGTR, from the coding sequence ATGTCGACGACGACCGCGCGCACCACCACCGCGCCCACGACCGCCGCCGCCCGCCCCGAGGGTCGACTCGACCGGATGGGCATCCCCCGTCCGCTCGCCCTCGGCTTCGTCGCCGTGCTCGTCTTCATGACGGGCAACGGCGTCGAGTCGAACTTCATCACGCCGCACATGGTCGCGGTCCTCGGTAGCCCCGAGGCCACCGTCGCCACGATCGTGACGTTCTACAGCCTCGCCGCCCTCATCGGCAGCTACGTCTCCGGCGCCCTCTCCGACCTGATCGGGCCGCGCCGGGTGATGATCCTCGGGTTCGCCGTCTGGGTGGTCTTCGAGGTGCTGTTCCTGCTGGCGCTGAACGTCGAGAGCGTGCCCTTCGCCGCCGTCGCCTACGCCCTGCGCGGCTTCGGCTACCCGCTCTTCGCGTTCGCCTTCCTGGTCTGGGTGAACATCACCACGCCGGTCAAGCGCAACGGCGCAGCGGTGGGGTGGTTCTACGTCGCCTTCACCGGTGGCCTGCCGACGCTCGGCTCCCTGTTCGCCATCGGGGCCATCCAGGTGTTCGGTGGCGGGACGATCGGTGAGACGGGCGCGATGATCGCCTCGATCGGCCTCGTGGTCGCCGGGTTCCTCATCATGCTGTTCGGCGTCCGCCTGCCGAACGGCTTCTCGCGGATCGCGCCGGCCGCGGAGAGCGCCTGGCGGGTCCTGACGAGCGGCATCCGCCTCACCGCGACGCGACCGAAGATCCTGATGGGCTTCCTCGTCCGCCTCATCAACACCGCACCCGAGTTCGGCATGTTCGTCGTGCTGCCCGCCGTGATCGCGAACGACCGCGGCTGGGGCCAGAGCCGCTGGCTGCTCATGACCGTCTGCGTCTACGCGACGAACATCCTGGTGAACGCCCTGTTCGGCTGGGTCGGCGACCGCATCGGCTGGCAGCGCACCGTCAAGTGGTTCGGCATCGTCGGCTCCGCGACCGGGCTCGTGGCCTGGTGGTACGTGCCGCAGCTGGTGCCCGCCGGGTCGGACTGGGGCTACGTGCTCTCGGTCGTGGCCGGCTGCGTGTTCGGGTGCCTGCTCGCGGGCTTCGTCCCGATGGGCGCGATCATGCCGGCGCTCGCTCCGGAGCACAAGGGTGCCGCGATGGCGATGTACACCACGGCCGCCGGCGGCGCGGCGTTCCTCGGCACCGGCGTCGTCGCAGCGGTCTTCGCGCTCGGCGGCGGCGGCCAGGCGGTCACCTGGACGTTCGTCGGCCTCTACGCCTGCGCGTTCGTGATGATCCACTTCCTCGACGTGCCGCAGGGGCGCCCGCACCGCGGCACCCGCTGA
- a CDS encoding GTP-binding protein, with product MRPAATTLVTALHDADAVRVARRIGSGHRMHVQGDALAAARGIAARRDQLDRVCGPDADHDLVVTLAPEVDVRAVGMLLANAARSETGDDRVLRHVVAVLRADDVAHLLWSDVDDAFVAAERVVALVEYATVVALDRLEPLSGRRRRALVALLHRMAPQAAIVTAPAVRGPLDLPASNGGAARLLASGAGWMRALSSDAGRTDTGRGPQDDLVTMRYREPLPFHPGRLADVIANDLAAGANGRVLRSKGFFRLASRPDHVGSWSSFGAMLALDPTANPSWDEDAPVGQAIWFVGERLDVHVVERALDGALLTSEELLAGPDVWRRWPDPFPVWPALDPSHGHRHD from the coding sequence ATGCGCCCTGCAGCAACCACCCTCGTCACCGCCCTGCACGATGCCGACGCAGTCCGCGTCGCGCGCCGGATCGGCAGCGGCCACCGGATGCACGTCCAGGGCGATGCCCTCGCGGCGGCCAGGGGCATCGCCGCGCGACGCGACCAACTCGACCGCGTGTGCGGACCGGACGCCGACCACGACCTCGTCGTCACGCTCGCGCCGGAGGTGGACGTCCGCGCGGTCGGGATGCTCCTCGCGAACGCCGCCCGTTCGGAGACCGGCGACGACCGGGTCCTGCGCCACGTGGTCGCCGTGCTCCGGGCGGACGACGTCGCCCACCTGCTCTGGTCGGACGTGGACGACGCCTTCGTGGCCGCTGAGCGCGTGGTGGCCCTCGTCGAGTACGCGACCGTGGTCGCGCTCGACCGACTCGAGCCACTCTCCGGCCGTCGTCGTCGGGCGCTCGTGGCGTTGCTCCACCGCATGGCTCCGCAGGCGGCGATCGTCACGGCACCCGCCGTCAGGGGGCCGCTCGACCTGCCGGCGTCGAACGGCGGCGCCGCCCGCCTGCTGGCCTCCGGCGCCGGCTGGATGCGCGCACTGTCGAGCGACGCCGGCCGGACCGACACCGGGCGAGGGCCGCAGGACGACCTGGTGACGATGCGGTACCGCGAGCCGCTGCCGTTCCACCCCGGGCGACTCGCCGACGTCATCGCGAACGACCTCGCCGCGGGCGCGAACGGGCGGGTCCTGCGCTCGAAGGGGTTCTTCCGACTGGCCTCACGGCCGGACCACGTCGGCTCGTGGTCGAGCTTCGGTGCGATGCTCGCGCTGGACCCGACCGCGAACCCGTCGTGGGACGAGGACGCGCCGGTCGGTCAGGCGATCTGGTTCGTCGGCGAGCGCCTCGACGTGCACGTTGTCGAACGCGCGCTGGACGGCGCACTCCTCACGTCGGAGGAGCTGCTCGCCGGGCCGGACGTCTGGCGTCGGTGGCCGGACCCGTTCCCGGTGTGGCCGGCGCTCGACCCCTCGCACGGACACCGGCACGACTGA